From Actinomycetota bacterium:
AGCACGACCGGGTAGAGGAACAGGCGGTACTCGTCGACCAGGCCGGCGGCGATGAGGGCGTGGACCAGGGTGATGCTGCCGGTGGTGACGATGTCCCCGCCCGGGCTGGCCTTCAGCGTCCGGAGCTCGTCCTGGAAGCTGTCGCCGGCGAGCACGGTGGTGTGCTCCCAGCCGGGGTCGTCCAGGGTGCTGGAGACGACGTACTTCTCCACCCGGTTGAGGTAGTCGGTGACGCCGGTGGTGTCGTCGGTCTGCTTCGGCCAGTAGCCGCGCATCTCCTCGAACGTCACCCGCCCGAAGAGGACGGCGTCGGCGGCCTCGCTCTGCTCGCGGAGCGCCGCCAGGAGGTCGGACTGGTCGACCTCGGCGTCGTCGGCCACGCTGAACCAGCCCTCCGACGCGTCGATGACACCGTCGAGGGTGATGTTCTCGGTGACGATCAGATCTCGCATCGCTGGACCTCCCTGGACGGGGGCTGCACACTCCGGTTCGACACCCCACACACCCTAGAGCCGAGCCGGGACACCATGACGGAGCCTGAGTCCGAGGTCGAGGGACTGACCGACTTCCTGTACGAGCTGGGGCTGCTCAAGCGGTACCGGCGGACCGGCTGGGAGGTCGCCGGGGTCGGCGACCCCGAGAGCATCGCCGAGCACAGCTTCCGGACGGCGGTCATCGGCTACCTGCTGGCCGTGCTGGAGGGCGCCGACCCGGACAGGACGGCGGCGCTGTGCCTGTTCCACGACACCCAGGAGACGCGGATCGGGGACGTGCCCCTGATCGGCAAGGGCTATGTCGCGACCGCCCCGAACGCCGAGGTCATCGCCGACCAGGTGGCCGGGTTCCCGGCCGAGGTCGGACGGGCGGTGCGTGACCTGGTCCGCGAGTACGAGGCCCGGGAGACGGCGGAGGCGCGGCTCGCCAAGGACGCCGACAAGCTGGAGTGCCTGCTCCAGGCGCGCGAGTACCAGGCCAAGGGGCACGCGGACGTGGAGGCCTGGATCGAGTCGTCGGCGGCCGCGCTCCGGTCCGCCTCGGCCCGGCGGCTCGCCGAGGCCTGCCGGCGGGTCCCGCCCCGGCGGTGGTGGGAGGCCGTCGCCGCGGCCAGGTCCGGGCAGGCGCGGGGAGACGCCGCAATGCCCTGACCGCGCGCCGCCCCGGGCAGGGTCAGCCGGCGTCGGCGGCGGCGGCGCCGAGCTCGCGGACGACCTCGACGAACAGGTCGAGGTCGTCGGCGGTGGTGCGCCAGTTGCTGATCGCGGGGCGGAGGGCGACCCGGCCGCCGTAGACGGTGGCGCCGGCGAACACGCGGCCGTCGTCCAGCAGGGACTCGCCGAGCCGGCGGTTGAGGTCGTCGAGCTCGGGCTCGGAGCGGCCGGGCGGGTGGTAGCGGAAGCAGACGACGTTGAGGGGGACCTCGGCCAGGCGTTCCAGGTCGGGGGCGGCGTCGACGGCGGCCGCGAGGTGACCGGCCAGGTCGCAGTGGCGCTCGACCAGCTCGCGGTAGCCGCTGCGGCCGTAGGCGGCCAGGGTGGCCCAGATGGGGAGGGCGCGGGCCCGGCGGGAGGACTCCGGGCCGAGGAGGCCGTAGCCGCCGCGGGGGTCGTCGGGGCCGGGGAGGTAGGCGGCGCCGGGCATGCCGAACGCCGGGCCGAGGCGGGCGGGGTCGCGGACGAGCGCGAACCCGCTCTCGTACGGCACGTTCAGCCACTTGTGGGCGTCGGCGGCGATCGAGTCGGCGCGCTCGATGCCCGCGGTGAGGTGGGCGGTGCGGGGGGAGAGGGCGGCGAACAGCCCGAACGCGCCGTCGACGTGCAGCCAGGCGCCGAACTCGGCGGCCAGGTCGGCCAGGTCGGCCAGCGGGTCGAACTCGCCCGCGTTGGGCTCGCCGGCGGTGGCGACCAGCACGGCGGGGGCGCCGCCGAGCTCGCCCAGCCGGCGCCGGACCGCGTCCAGGTCGACCCGGCCGACGTCGTCGCGGGTGAGCACCTCGACCGTGTCCTTGCCGTGGCCGAGCAGCTGCAGGGCCTTGCGGGCGCTGGGGTGCACGTAGCCGCCGGAGAGCACCGGCATGCGGGGGAGCCCGGCCAGCCCGGCCGAGGTCAGGTCGACCCCGTGCCGCTCGGCCCACCAGTGCGAGGCCAGCGCCAGCCCGGTGACGTTGGCGAAGGTGGCGCTGGCGGTCAGGGCGCCGCCCCAGCCCGGCGGCAGGCCGACGAGCTGGCGCAGCCAGTCGAGGGTGACCCGCTCGGCCGCGTCGGCGAAGCGCGACGAGGCCCGCACGAACGCGTTCTGGTCGAGCATGGACACGACCCAGTCGGCGGCCAGGGCCGCCGGCGTCGAGCCCCCGATCACGAAATGGAAGAAGCGCGGCCCGGCCGAGGCGGTCGCGGTCGCCGTCCCGACGCGCAGCAGCGCCTCGACCGCCGCCTGGGTGCCCGCGCCCTCCTCCGGCAGGGGGCCGCCCAGCTCGCCCAGCAGGGGCTCGGCGGCGCGGTCGTAGACCAGGCGCCGGGGCAGCTCGTCCAGGTACGGCCCGGCGGCCTCGATCACCTGTGTGAGTGCTGCTAGCGTCTCGGCCTGTTCCTTCAGCGGATCGCCCATGTCGCTCCCTCCCATGGTCGCGGCGGTTCAGTCTACGAGGGGAGGCGGGTCGCATGGAGGTCCGGCAGGCTCGCGCCGCCGACTGGGAAGCCGTCCGCGACCTGCGCCTGCGGGCACTGGCCGACGCGCCCGAGGCCTTCGCCAGCACGCTCGAGGCGGAGCTGGCGTTGCCGGCCGAGGAATGGCGGCGGCGGGCGGCGGGCGGGCCGGCGTCGGCGAGGTTCATCGCCGGCGAGGGCGACACCGAGGTCGGCCTGGCCGCGATCTTCGCCGAGCCCGGCACACCCGGGCGCATGCACCTGGTGTCGATGTGGGTGGACCCGCGTCACCGCCGGCGCGGTGTCGCCCGTGCCCTGGTCGACCAGGCCGTTGGCTGGGCTGCCGAACGCCAGGCCCGCGAGGTGATCCTGTGGGTCGTCGACCAGAACACCGCCGCCCGCACCCTGTACGAGCGGGCCGGCTTCCGGCCCACCGGCGAGCGCCAGCCGTTGCCCTCCCACCCCGAGCTGACCGAATCCATGCTGCGGCTCGACCTCGAGCGTTCCGAACCAGGCCCGAACCGCAAGGAGGCCGGCACATGGCCGGACCGCTCCCGATCCTGCTGATCCCCGGGCTGCTGGTCACGCTGCGGTTGTACGAGCGGCAGCTCCCGGCGCCGGTCACCTGAGCCGGCTCGACCAGCCCGAGCGGGTCACCGAGGCGCTGGTGGCGTGGGCCTCGGGCGAGGAGTGACGCCGCCGGGGGCGGCCGCGGGCCCGACTTCCGGGTCGGTCACCCCGGATGCGATGCTGAGGCGGCTTCGGGCGGACCGGCGGGGATGGCGATGGACAGGAGGCGTGGATGTCGACACTTGACCGCATGGTGGCGAGGCTGCTCGTCCGCTGGCTGCGGGAGCCGGTGCGCCAGGTGCTGGCCGAGCAGGACCCACGCCAGGCCGGGCCCGAGGCCCACGTGGAGATGTACAAGTACCTGGTCCACGGGGACCGCTCGAAGCTGGACATCCACCCGACCGCCGTGGTCAACAACGCCTTGTTCAACGTCGGCTCGGGCACGATCACGGTGGGCGAGTACGCCTTCTTCGGCCACAACGTGTCGGTCCTGACCGGCACCCACGACATCAACACCTTCGGGCGCGAGCGCCAGCTGGCCATCCCGCGCTCCGGACGCGACATCGTCATCGAGGAGGGCGTCTGGGTGGCCAGCAACGCCATGGTGCTGGGCCCGTGCCGGATCGGCGCCCACGCCGTGGTCGGCGGGGGCTCGCTGGTCATGGACGACGTCGCGCCCTACACGATCGTGGCCGGCTCCCCGGCCAAGGTGCTGCGGACCATCCCCCACGACGGCCAGCCCGGCTGACCGGGCCTCGGCTCAGGGCCGGGGGCCGCCGGGGTCGGTCCAGCCGAGGTTGGCGGCCATCCGCGCCAGCACGGCCACCGTGCCCTGGTACTCGTCGGCGCTGACGCCCTCGGTGACCCGGCGCCGCTGGGCGGAGACCTCCGCCAGGAGGCCGGCGTGGGCGGCGGTCCCGGCCGGGGTCGCGGCGGCACGGTCGCCGGCCGACCAGGTCGCCCAGCCGCGGGCGGCGAGGTCGTCGAGCACCGGGCGGATGCTGGGCTCCCGGTCGTCCAGGAACGGCGCCAGGCGGGTGTCGAGGTCGTCGACGGTCACCGGACCGTCCTGCAGGGCGGTCAGGGCCTGCCAGTGGCGGCGGGTCAGGCCCCGGTCCCCCAGGAGCCGGTCGAAGCCCTCGTCGAGCAGGCGGTCGACCAGCTTCAGCCAGAAGCCGATCGGCCGGCGGTCGGTGGGGACGGTCGCGGTGCCCATGTGGCTCAACTCCCATATAGATGCTCTGGTACAACTATATGTATAATAGCATCTATGTCCGAGGATGCGGTGGCCGCGATCGAGCAGGCCATGGTGGCGATGCGGCGGAGCTGGTCGCGGCGGAGCCTGCAACGGCGGACCGCGGCGGCGGGGTCGGTAGGGGCCGCCGGGGCGGGGGCCGCCGAGGCGGCGGCGTTCCAGGTGCTGGACGCGATCGAGTCCGGCGGGCCCCTCACCGTCAACGGGGTCGCCGACGCGCTCGGGGTCGACCAGCCGCGGGGCAGCCGGCTGGTCGCCCGGGCGGTGGAGGCCGGGCTGGTGCGGCGGGGCGCCGACCCGGACGACGGGCGGCGCAGCGTCCTCGCCCTGACCCCGCGGGGGGCGCGGGTGCTGGCCGAGGGGCACCGGGCCCGCCGGGCCGCGGTCGAGGCGGCCCTCGCCGGCTGGCCGGACGAGGACCGCGAGACCTTCGCCCGCCTGCTGCGGGCCTACGTCAGCGGCTGGGAGCGGGCGGTCAGGGGACCGGCATGAGGGCGATGCGACGGCGGGTCTCGCCGCCGATGCGGTTGGTGTCGCTGCCGACCCACAGGCCCTGCGGGGTGACGTAGAGGTCCTTGCCGCCGACGCCGCGCTCCTTGGTCGGGTTCCAGGGGAGGGCGAGGCCGGTGGCGGGGTTGATGGCGCCGATGCCGGGCCGGCTGACCGCGCCGGGACCGGCGGTGTCGGCCCCATTGGGGTTGTTGAGCCAGCGCTGGTGGCCCTGGACGTAGACGGCCACGTCGGTCGCGGCCACCGAGTGCAGGGTGTCGCCGCCGGTGTAGTTGATCCAGGTGGGACGGACCGGGTTGGTGACGTTGGTCTCGAACCGGGCGGTGGCGTCGCACAGGTCGCGCCCGACCCCGCCGGAAACCGGGATGTAGCCGGTGGACACGAACGCGAACCACGACCCGTCGGGCGAGAAGTCGACGTCGCGCATGTAGTCGGGCAGGCTCCCGGCCCGGCAGAGGTTCTGCAGCGGCGGGTAGTACCAGGCGTTGAGCGAGGCCGTGGCCCCCAGGGTGAGCATGAACGCCCGGTAGCGGGTCTGGCCCAGGACCGAGGTGAAGTTGCCCACCGCGACCAGCCGGGTGCCGGCCGGGTTGACGGCGAAGCGGTAGACCTCGACCGGCCCGGCGTTGTCGGTGACGCTGCCGCTGATCGACAGGTTGAGGTAGCCGGTGTTGGCCCCGGTGCCCGGGTTGACGGCCCGCAGCTTGCCCGGGAAGGTGCCGCCGGCGAGCAGCCGGCCCCCGACCAGGGCCAGCTCGGTGACCTTGCCGGAGGCGAGGTTGGCGTTGAAGGCGGTGTCGACGGCCCCGGTGGTCCGGTTGAGCTTGGCCACGCCCCGCCGGGCGGTGCCGTTGACGCTGGTGAAGGTCCCGCCGATCCACAGCGAGGTGCCGTCGCTGGCCAGCGCCCAGACCTCGCCGTTGACGTTGGGCGCGAACGAGCTGATCACCCCGGTGGAGGCGTTGAAGGCGACGATGTTGCTGCGAGCGAAGGTCCCGCCGGGGCTGACGCCGGCCGGGGTGCTGACCGAGCTGAAGGCTCCGCCGGCGTACATGGTCCCGCCGACCTGGACGAACTTGTGGACGGCGCCACTGGCCACGTTCGGGGTGAAGTTGGCCGGGTTGGCGCTGACCACGGTGCCGAGCGCGATCGACGCCGAGGCGGCGGCCGGGACGGCGGCCGGGACGGCGGCCACGGCCACGCCGAGGCCGAGCGCGACCAGCATGGTGCGGAGCGTGCGCCTGCTGAACGGAACCACGTCGGTGCCCCTTCGGATGCAAGGTTGTCCCACCGGCGTCAGAGTCCCACCGGCACGATGGGATTTCGGCGCAGATCCTACCCAGCCCCGTCAAGAGCCGGATCACGCGGTTGGACTACGCTGCGTCCGGTGTCCGGGCAGCCCGCCGCTGGAATCAGGAGGGACGGAGTGCGCATCCTGCTCGCCGCCGTCAACGCCCCGAAGGGCGACCTCGACGGCAACCTGGCCGGGCACCTGGCCGTGCTCGACCAGGCAAGGGCCCAGGGCTGCCACCTGGCTGTGTTCCCCGAGTTCTCGCTGACCGGGTCGGTCGACCCCCGCCGCCACCCCGGGCGGGCGCTGGCCCTCGACGCCGAGCCGGTCCTGACCCTGCTGGAGGGGACCCGGCGGGCCGGTGTCGCCGCCTTGTTCGGGATCGCCGAGCACGAGGGCGCGAGCTTCCACATCACCCAGGTCTACGGCCACAGCGGCCGTCTCGGCGGGGTCTACCGCAAGCGCCACCTCGGCGAGGGCGAGGAGGGCTACCAGGCCGGCGAGGGCCCCGGGGTGTTCCAGCTCGGGGCGGCCCGGTTCGGGGTCACCATCTGCGCCGAGGGCGAGGTCGACTTCCCCTGGACCGACGCGGTCGCCGGTGGGGCGTCGGTGGTGTGCTTCTGCTCGGCCCCCGGCCTGTACAGGCGCCGCACCGACGAGCAGGGCTGGCGCGACGGGCACGCCTGGTGGGTCTCGGCCGGGCTCGGCGACGCCATCCGCCACGCCCGCCGGCTCGGTGTCCCGGTGGCCATGGCCACCCAGGCCGGGACGACCGAGGACGAGGACTTCCCCGGGCTGGCCGCCCTGGTGTCCCCGTCCGGGGAGGTCGCCCGGCTGCCCGACTGGCGGCCCGGCAGCCTGGTCGTGGAGGTGGCCGCCGACGTCACCGTCCATCCAGTCCGCGAGGCCGTCCGCTGCCTGGTCCTCGACCATGCCGGCCGGGCGTTGCTGGTCCGCTACGCCGACGACCGGGTCGGCGGCACCTGGTGGGGCCCGCCGGGCGGGGGACTGGACCCGGGCGAGGACCACCTGGCGGCCGCCCGCCGGGAGCTGCGGGAGGAGCTGGCCCGCGACGACCTCCGGGTGGGGCCGTTCGTCGGGCGGCGCTGCCACACCTTCTGGCTGGGCCGGTGGATGACCCAGCGGGAACGGTGGGTCCTGTGCCGCGCCGAGCCGTTCGAGGTCGACCCCGCCCATGTGACCACCCTGGCCGCAGAGGCCATCCAGGAGCTGCGCTGGTGGTCCGCTGACGAGCTCCGCGTCTGGGGGGTCGTCGCCACCCCCCGCGACCTGCCCGGCCTGCTCGACCGGATCGCCCGCGGCCGCCTCCCCGGCCCCGACCAGGATCTCGGGATCTAGCCGGCGGCCAGCGCGTCGCGGTCGCGGCGGGGGAGCTTGGCCACCACCAGCTCCCAGGAGTGGTCGACCAGCTCGGCCAGCTCGTCGCCGGGCACCGACCCGTCAAGCTCGACCGTGTTCCAGTGCCGCTTGTTCAGGTGGTACCCGGGGGTGACGGCCGGATAGCGGTCGCGCAGCGCCTCGGCCAGGGTCGGGTCGCACTTCAGGCTGACGCTCCCCGGCTGGCCGGTCAGGTCGCAGATGGCGAACACCCGCCCGCCGACCTTGAACACGGCAACGTCGTCGCCGAACGGGTAGTCCTCGACCGCCCCCGGCCGCCCGCCGAGGTAGCCCAGCATGGCGTCACGGTCCATGGTCCCTCCACGAGCAGGTGCAGGCCGCCGGGGTCGGTGGACCGGAACCTCCTGGGCCACCTGCCGCCCACCGCGGTCACGCGGGCGGGATGTTCTGGTTGAGCCGGAACAGGTTGCCGGGGTCGTAGCGGCGCTTGACCTCGGCCAGGCGGTCCCAGGTGGAGCCCGGATAGGCCTCATGGACCCGGTCGGGCCCCTCGTCGCCGAGGAAGTTGACGTAGGCCCGGCTGTCGCCCTGGTGGAGGGCGGCGGCGAACTCGTCGACCCAGGCCTGGCGGACGACGCGGTCGTCGGGACCTTCGTAGAAGGCGGCCAGGTTGACCATGATGCGGCTGTCGCGGTGGGCGAAGGCGGTGGCGTCGGCCGGGACGCGGGCCATGGCCCCGCCCAGCACCCGCAGCTGGGCCACCCGCACCGGCGCGTCCGACGCCTCCAGGTGCCGCATGATCGCGCCGGCCACCTCACGGTCGACGGTGTCGACGAGCATGGTCCGGGAGACCGCGGTCGGGTGGTACTCCTCCTCCTCGGGGGCGAACATCTCGGCATACGACATGGGCTGGAGCATGTCGGCGAGCGGCTCGGCCAGGGCCCGGAACGGCGCCAGCGCCCGCTCGCCGGCCTCGGCATCGCCCGCGTAGCACAGCAGGGCCAGGACGACCAGCTGGCCGTGGGCCGCCTCGGGCAGGAACGGCATCGGCGGCGCCACCATCACATTGGCGATCCCCGACAGCTCCTCCGGCGCGGCATCGGCGGCGGCCACATAGCCCTCGACGACCTCGGCGCTGGCCGGCAGCAGCAGCATCCCGCCCACGATGGACGGCAGCTCGTGCAGCCGGAACTGGAAACGGGTCGCCACCCCGAAGTTCCCGCCACCGCCCCGGATCGCCCAGAACAGGTCGGGATGATGCTCGCCGTCGACCTGGAGGATGCGTCCGTCGGCGGTCACGACCTCGGCGGCGAGCAGGCTGTCGATGGTCATGCCGAACTTGCGGACCAGGAACCCGACTCCGCCGCCCAGGGTGATCCCGCCGATGCCGACCGACCCGGTGTCGCCGAACCCGGTGGCCAGCCCGTGCTTGCCCACGGCGGCGGTGTAGGCGCCGGCGGTCAGGCCGGCCTGGGCCCAGGCGGTGCGGCCCTCGGGGTCGATCTCCAGGCCGTCCATGGCCGACAGGTCGAGCACGATGCCGCCCTCGGTGGTGCTGTGGCCGGCGGTGCTGTGGCCGCCGCTGCGGACGGCCAGCTCCAGCCCGGCATCGCGGGCCAGGGTCACGACCCGCGCGACCCCGGCGGCGTCGGTGGGACGGGCGATCGCCCCAGGGTGGCGGTCCCACCCGCCGTAGAACAGCACCCGCGCCTGGTCGTAGCCGGGATCGTCGGGAGCGATCACCTGGCCGTCGAAGGCGGCCCGCAGACGCGCAAGATCGATGGTGGGGGAGGACGATGGCGAGCCTTGCATGGGCGACTCCAGATGCGATCTCGGGGAACGTTCAGCGGACAGCCTAGGCGCCCGGTGGGACAGGGCCATCACCCATAGGTGGGAACCTGCGGGGTATGTTGAGGCCAGATGAGCAAGCCGGCCTCCGACCAGCCGCGATCCGACTTCGCCGGCAACCCTGGCGTGATCGCGACCACCCTGCTCAGTGGGGTGATCGCGGTCGCCGTGGCCGCCGCCGAGTGGGCCGGGTCGGGCACGGCGCTCGACTCGCCCGCCGGCATCCTGTGGGCGCTGGTCGCCCTGCTGGGCGTGGCCGCGATGGTGCTGGGCACCGGTCTGGAGCTGCGGCGACGCCGGCAGGCAGGGCATGCGCCGGCCGCGGCCGGCCCCGCCGCCCCCGCGCCGGAGCTGCCGACCGGGACCGTCACGTTCCTGTTCACCGACATCGAGGGCTCGACCTGGCTGCTCCAGGAGCTGGGCGACGCCTACCCGGCGGTCCGCGACGAGCACGCGGCGATCCTGCGCCGGGCGATCCGGGACCAGGATGGCGTCGAGGTCAGCACCGAGGGCGACTCCTTCTTCGCCGCCTTCGCCAGCCCGGTGGCGGCGGTCGCGGCCGCGGTGGCCGCCCAGCGGGGCCTGGCCGCCCACCACTGGCCCCCGGGCCTCCCCGTGCGGGTCCGCATGGGCCTGCACACCGGCGAAGGCGTGCTGGGCGGCGACAACTACGTGGGCATCGACGTGAACCGGGCGGCGCGGATCGCCGGGGCGGCCCACGGTGGGCAGGTCATCGTGTCCGGCGCCACCCGGAGCCTGGTCGAGCACGCCCTCCCGGAAGGGACGGCCCTCCGTGACCTGGGCGAGCACCGGCTGAAGGACCTGAACCTCCCGATCCACCTGAACGACCTGGTGGTCGAGGGGCTGGCGGCGGACTTCCTCCCGCCCCGGACGCTCGACGCCCGGCCGGGCAACCTGCCGGCGCCGCTCACCTCGTTCATCGGCCGGGAACCGGAGATCGCCGAGATCAGGCGGCTGCTGGGGCGGGCCCGGCTGGTCACCCTCACCGGTGCCGGCGGCACCGGCAAGTCCCGGCTGGCCCTTCAGGCCGCCGCCGGGCTCATGGACGAGTACCGCGACGGCGTCTTCCTCGCCGAGCTGTCCTCGGTCACCGACCCTGCCCTGGTCCCCTCGGCGCTGGCGCGGGCCCTGCGCGTCCCCGAGGTCCCCGGCCGGCCCATCCTGGCGGCGCTGCAGGACCACCTCCGCGACAGGCGGCTCCTGCTGGTGGCGGACAACTTCGAGCAGGTGACGGACGCCGGCCCGGTGGTCGAGAAGCTGCTCGCCGCCGCCCCGGGGCTCACCGTCATGGTGACCTCCCGGGCCCCGCTGTCGCTCCGGGGCGAGCAGGAGCTGGTGGTGCCGCCGCTGACGCTGCCCGAGCCGGGACGGCCACCGGACCTCGAGACCCTCGGCCGGTCCGAGGCGGTCCGGCTGTTCACCGAGCGGGCCCAGGCGGTGTGGCCGGGGTTCGAGCTGACCGAGCAGAACGCCCCGGCGGTGGCGGAGATCACCACCCGGCTCGACGGGCTGGCCCTCGCCATCGAGCTGGCGGCCACGCGGACCAAGGTCCTGACCCCCGAGCAGCTCCTGCCCCGGCTCGAGCGGCGCCTCACGCTGCTGACCGGCGGCGCCCAGACCCTCCCGGACCGCCAGCGGACGCTGCGTGGCGCCATCGGCTGGAGCTACGACCTGCTCCCGGCCGCCGAGCAGCGGCTGTTCGCCCGGCTGTCGGTGTTCGCCGGCGGCTGGACGCTGACGTCGGCCGAGGCCGTATGCGACCCGGAGGCGCTCGGCCTCGACCCGCTCCAGGCGACCACCTCGCTGGTCGATCAGTCGCTGGTCACCAGGACCGAGGCGGCCACCGGGGAGCCGCGGTTCTCCATGCTGGAGACGATCCGCGAGTTCGGCTGGGAGCAGCTGGCCGTCGGCGGCGAGCTGGAGCCGGTCACCCGGCGTCACGCCGAGCACTTCCTGGCCCTGGCCGTGGCCGCCGAGCCCCACCTCACCGGCGCCGCCCAGGGCGAGTGGCTGGACCGCTGCGACCAGGAGCACCCCAACCTCCGCGTCGCCCTGCGGTGGGCCGTCAAGGCCGGCGAGGCCGGCCGGGCCCAGGAGGCGGCGGGGGCGATCTGGAGGTTCTGGCAGCAGCGCGGTCACCTGACCGAGGGTCGGCGCTGGCTCGAGGAGCTCCTGGCCCTGCCGTCCGGGCAGGGACCGACCCCGGCGCGGGCCAAGGCGCTGGCCGGGGCCGGGGGCATCGCCTGGTGGCAGGAGGACATCGCCGGCGCCCGCGGGTTCTACGAGGAGGCCCTGGCCATCGAGCGGGCCCTGGGCGACCCGGCCGGCATCGCCCAGGCCCTCTACAACCAGGGGTTCGTGGTGGCCGCCGACGGCGACTTCGACGGCGCCTTCGGGCTGTTCGAGGAGAGCCGGGAGCTGGCCAGGCGGGCCGGGGACGAGCCGGCGGCCGCCCGGGCCGAGTGGATGCTGGCCATCCGGGACCTCGCCGCCGGGGCCTGGGAGCGGCCGGTGGCCATCGCCGAGCAGGCCGTGGCCACCTGGCGCCGGCTCGGGGACCGCCTGCAGATGGGCGACGGCCTGGTCTGGCTGGCCGTCGTCTACGCCCGTGCGGGCCGCCAGGGCGACGCCCGGTCCGCCATCGGTGAGGCCCTGCGGCTGTTCCGCGAGGTGGACAGCCCCATGGGCATCGTCTCGGTCATCCTCGGCCTGTCCTACCTGGCCAGGTGGGAGGGCCGCTACCAGGACGCCGTCCGCCTGGCCGGTGCCGCCGAGTCCCTCCGCGACCAGGTCGGCGGCAGGCCGCCCCTCGGCTTCCTCGTCGGCTTCGTCGGCGACCCCGAGGCCGAGGCCCGGGCCCGTCTTCCCGGGGACGCCGCCGAGGCGGCCTGGGAGGAAGGCCGGCGCCTCAGCGTCGACGCGGCCCTGGCCCCGGCGGCTGTTCCCCCGGCGTCGTAGGCTCGGCCGAGCTCACCGATCGGAGGGAACCCCATGAGCAAGGTTGTCACGCAGGCCTCGATGTCGCTGGACGGGTTCATCGCCGACCCGTCGGGCGGGGTCGGGCCGCTGTTCGAGTGGTACGGGAACGGCGACGTCGAGGTCACCGGGGCCGACCCGGAGCGGGTGTTCCGGGTGTCGGCGGCGAGCGCCGCCTACCTGAACGAGGCGTGGGCGGACGCCGGGGTGGGGGTGATCGGGCGGCGGCTGTTCGACATCACCAACGGCTGGAACGGCCGGCCGCCGGTGGGCGACGCGGTGGTGGTGGTGACCCACCGGCCGCCGGCCGACTGGGACTTCCCGGACGCCCCGTTCACCTTCGTCACCGACGGCGTGCCCGCCGCCGTCGCCCAGGCCAAGGAGCTGGCCGGGGACCGCTACGTCTCGGTCAACCCGGGCAGCATCGCCGGCCAGGCGTTCGCGGCCGGGCTGGTCGACGAGGTCCGGGTCGACCTGGTCCCGGTCGTGCTCGGCGCCGGCGTCCGCTACTTCGGCGACTACGCCGGGTCGCCCCTGCTGCTGGAGAACCCGGAGATCGTGCAGGGGGACCGGGTGACCCACCTGCACTACCGGGTGCGCCGGGCCTGACGTCGGGGAGGCATATACTCCGACCGCTTCGTGGCGCGCTGGCGGGTCGCGAGCCGACGAGGGGAGGGGCCATGGACGGCCGCAGGGACCGGGACTACGACGGCGTGCCCGACTGGCAGGAGGAGGCGAACTACGCCGACGAGGCCCCCATCCGCGGCAACCGGGCCCGCGTGCGCGGCAGCGGCTGCGCCCTCCCGGTCGCCCTCCTGGCGGTGGCCGCCGGGGTCGTCATACGCCGATGGTGAGCGCGGCCACATAGCCGCTGTCGGCGTCCCCGGACAGGCCCAGGATGCGGCGCTTGACCTTCCCGGGAGTTCGCTGGGCGGTCAGCGACGCAGCTCGAGGAACGGGACCAGCTGCTCGGCCGTGGTCATGGAGCCGTGGTGGCCGGTGAGGACGGCCTGGGTCGGGTCGACCTCCCGCTGGACCACGCCGATGGGGCCGTGGGCGGCCGCGACCACGTCGCCGATCCGGGCCCGGGCCTGGTCGGCCACCTGGGGACCGAACCAGCCGGCGGCGACGGCCTCCTCGCCGGACACGACCCACATGGCCTGGCCGAGCAGCCCCCGCCAGGCGGCGAGCACGTCGCCGGCGGCGCCCCGCTCGGTGTGGACGTGCCTGGCCCGGGCC
This genomic window contains:
- a CDS encoding MmcQ/YjbR family DNA-binding protein, whose protein sequence is MDRDAMLGYLGGRPGAVEDYPFGDDVAVFKVGGRVFAICDLTGQPGSVSLKCDPTLAEALRDRYPAVTPGYHLNKRHWNTVELDGSVPGDELAELVDHSWELVVAKLPRRDRDALAAG
- a CDS encoding FAD-binding oxidoreductase; translation: MQGSPSSSPTIDLARLRAAFDGQVIAPDDPGYDQARVLFYGGWDRHPGAIARPTDAAGVARVVTLARDAGLELAVRSGGHSTAGHSTTEGGIVLDLSAMDGLEIDPEGRTAWAQAGLTAGAYTAAVGKHGLATGFGDTGSVGIGGITLGGGVGFLVRKFGMTIDSLLAAEVVTADGRILQVDGEHHPDLFWAIRGGGGNFGVATRFQFRLHELPSIVGGMLLLPASAEVVEGYVAAADAAPEELSGIANVMVAPPMPFLPEAAHGQLVVLALLCYAGDAEAGERALAPFRALAEPLADMLQPMSYAEMFAPEEEEYHPTAVSRTMLVDTVDREVAGAIMRHLEASDAPVRVAQLRVLGGAMARVPADATAFAHRDSRIMVNLAAFYEGPDDRVVRQAWVDEFAAALHQGDSRAYVNFLGDEGPDRVHEAYPGSTWDRLAEVKRRYDPGNLFRLNQNIPPA
- a CDS encoding adenylate/guanylate cyclase domain-containing protein, with translation MSKPASDQPRSDFAGNPGVIATTLLSGVIAVAVAAAEWAGSGTALDSPAGILWALVALLGVAAMVLGTGLELRRRRQAGHAPAAAGPAAPAPELPTGTVTFLFTDIEGSTWLLQELGDAYPAVRDEHAAILRRAIRDQDGVEVSTEGDSFFAAFASPVAAVAAAVAAQRGLAAHHWPPGLPVRVRMGLHTGEGVLGGDNYVGIDVNRAARIAGAAHGGQVIVSGATRSLVEHALPEGTALRDLGEHRLKDLNLPIHLNDLVVEGLAADFLPPRTLDARPGNLPAPLTSFIGREPEIAEIRRLLGRARLVTLTGAGGTGKSRLALQAAAGLMDEYRDGVFLAELSSVTDPALVPSALARALRVPEVPGRPILAALQDHLRDRRLLLVADNFEQVTDAGPVVEKLLAAAPGLTVMVTSRAPLSLRGEQELVVPPLTLPEPGRPPDLETLGRSEAVRLFTERAQAVWPGFELTEQNAPAVAEITTRLDGLALAIELAATRTKVLTPEQLLPRLERRLTLLTGGAQTLPDRQRTLRGAIGWSYDLLPAAEQRLFARLSVFAGGWTLTSAEAVCDPEALGLDPLQATTSLVDQSLVTRTEAATGEPRFSMLETIREFGWEQLAVGGELEPVTRRHAEHFLALAVAAEPHLTGAAQGEWLDRCDQEHPNLRVALRWAVKAGEAGRAQEAAGAIWRFWQQRGHLTEGRRWLEELLALPSGQGPTPARAKALAGAGGIAWWQEDIAGARGFYEEALAIERALGDPAGIAQALYNQGFVVAADGDFDGAFGLFEESRELARRAGDEPAAARAEWMLAIRDLAAGAWERPVAIAEQAVATWRRLGDRLQMGDGLVWLAVVYARAGRQGDARSAIGEALRLFREVDSPMGIVSVILGLSYLARWEGRYQDAVRLAGAAESLRDQVGGRPPLGFLVGFVGDPEAEARARLPGDAAEAAWEEGRRLSVDAALAPAAVPPAS
- a CDS encoding dihydrofolate reductase family protein, translated to MSKVVTQASMSLDGFIADPSGGVGPLFEWYGNGDVEVTGADPERVFRVSAASAAYLNEAWADAGVGVIGRRLFDITNGWNGRPPVGDAVVVVTHRPPADWDFPDAPFTFVTDGVPAAVAQAKELAGDRYVSVNPGSIAGQAFAAGLVDEVRVDLVPVVLGAGVRYFGDYAGSPLLLENPEIVQGDRVTHLHYRVRRA